From the Pseudomonas putida genome, one window contains:
- the glgX gene encoding glycogen debranching protein GlgX has product MSPRTPKKTRSVAPSRIREGLPFPLGATWDGLGVNFALFSANATKVELCLFDSTGEQEIERIELPEYTDEIYHGYLPDAHPGLVYGYRVYGPYEPENGHRFNPNKLLIDPYAKQLVGSLKWSEALFGYTIGHPDGDLSFDERDSAPFVPKCKVIDPAFTWGRDQRVLIPWERTIIYEAHARGISMRHPAVPEELRGTFAGLANDELLKHIKDLGVSSIELLPIHAFVNDQHLLDKGLNNYWGYNSIAFFAPHPRYLASGKIAEFKEMVAHLHDAGLEVILDVVYNHTAEGNERGPTLSMRGIDNASYYRLMPDDKRYYINDSGTGNTLDLSHPCVLQLVTDSLRYWAGEMHVDGFRFDLATILGRYHDGYSERHGFLVACRQDPMLSQVKLIAEPWDCGPGGYQVGNFAPGWAEWNDRFRDTARAFWKGDEGQLADFASRMTASGDMFNNRGRRPYSSVNFITAHDGFTLRDLVSYNSKHNEDNDENNQDGTDNNLSWNCGAEGPTDDPEINALRMRQMRNFFATLLLAQGTPMIVAGDEFSRTQHGNNNAYCQDSEIGWVNWDLDDEGKELLAFVKRLTRLRLAYPVLRRSRFLVGDYNEAIGVKDVTWLAPDGSEMSVEQWEDPHGRCLGMLIDGRAQVSGIARPGSEATMLLIVNAHHDVVPFLLPAVPEGEYWSCLVDTDRPEMRKPQSLQFDSTFEVKGRSLLLMVLQREDE; this is encoded by the coding sequence ATGAGCCCGCGCACCCCAAAGAAAACCCGCTCCGTCGCCCCGTCACGTATCCGCGAAGGCCTGCCTTTCCCCCTGGGCGCCACCTGGGACGGCCTGGGAGTCAACTTCGCCCTGTTCTCGGCCAACGCCACCAAGGTCGAGCTGTGCCTGTTCGACTCCACCGGCGAGCAGGAAATCGAGCGCATCGAACTGCCCGAGTACACCGACGAGATCTACCACGGCTACCTGCCCGATGCTCATCCCGGGCTGGTCTACGGTTACCGCGTGTACGGCCCTTACGAGCCGGAAAACGGCCACCGCTTCAACCCCAACAAATTGCTGATCGACCCCTATGCCAAGCAACTGGTCGGCAGCCTGAAATGGTCCGAGGCACTGTTCGGCTACACCATCGGCCACCCCGACGGCGACCTGTCGTTCGACGAACGTGACAGCGCGCCCTTCGTGCCCAAATGCAAGGTCATCGACCCGGCCTTCACCTGGGGCCGCGACCAACGTGTGCTGATCCCCTGGGAGCGCACGATCATCTATGAAGCCCACGCCCGCGGCATCAGCATGCGCCACCCGGCTGTGCCTGAAGAACTGCGCGGCACCTTCGCGGGCCTTGCCAACGACGAGCTGCTCAAGCACATCAAGGACTTGGGCGTGTCGAGTATCGAGCTGCTGCCGATCCACGCCTTCGTCAACGACCAGCATCTGCTGGACAAGGGCCTGAACAACTATTGGGGCTACAACAGCATCGCCTTTTTCGCGCCGCACCCGCGCTACCTCGCCAGCGGCAAGATCGCCGAGTTCAAGGAGATGGTCGCGCACCTGCACGACGCCGGCCTGGAAGTGATCCTCGACGTGGTCTACAACCACACCGCCGAAGGCAACGAGCGTGGCCCGACCCTGTCGATGCGTGGCATCGACAACGCCTCGTACTACCGGCTGATGCCCGACGACAAGCGCTACTACATCAACGATTCCGGTACCGGCAATACCCTCGACCTCAGCCACCCTTGCGTGCTGCAGCTGGTCACCGACTCGCTGCGCTATTGGGCCGGCGAGATGCACGTCGACGGCTTCCGCTTCGACCTGGCGACCATCCTCGGCCGCTATCACGATGGCTACAGTGAGCGCCATGGTTTCCTCGTCGCCTGCCGCCAGGACCCGATGCTCAGTCAGGTCAAGCTGATCGCTGAGCCTTGGGACTGCGGCCCAGGTGGCTATCAGGTCGGCAACTTCGCGCCAGGCTGGGCCGAGTGGAACGACCGCTTCCGCGATACCGCTCGGGCCTTCTGGAAAGGCGACGAAGGCCAGTTGGCGGACTTTGCCTCACGCATGACCGCCTCGGGTGATATGTTCAACAACCGCGGGCGCCGGCCGTATTCCTCGGTCAACTTCATCACCGCCCACGACGGCTTCACCCTGCGCGACCTGGTGTCGTACAACAGCAAGCACAACGAAGACAATGACGAGAACAACCAGGACGGTACCGACAACAACCTGTCGTGGAACTGCGGTGCCGAAGGCCCCACCGACGACCCTGAAATCAACGCCCTGCGCATGCGCCAGATGCGCAATTTCTTTGCCACGCTGTTACTGGCTCAGGGCACGCCGATGATCGTCGCCGGCGATGAATTCAGCCGCACCCAACATGGCAACAACAACGCCTACTGCCAGGACAGCGAGATCGGCTGGGTCAACTGGGACCTGGACGATGAAGGCAAGGAACTGCTGGCTTTCGTCAAGCGCCTGACCCGCCTGCGCCTGGCCTACCCGGTGTTGCGTCGCTCGCGGTTCCTGGTGGGCGATTACAATGAGGCGATCGGGGTCAAGGACGTCACCTGGCTGGCGCCGGATGGCAGCGAGATGAGCGTGGAGCAGTGGGAAGACCCGCACGGGCGCTGCCTGGGCATGCTCATCGATGGCCGTGCCCAAGTCAGTGGTATTGCACGGCCGGGGTCGGAGGCGACCATGCTGCTGATCGTCAACGCACACCATGATGTGGTGCCGTTCCTGCTGCCAGCAGTGCCCGAAGGCGAGTACTGGAGCTGCCTGGTCGACACTGATCGGCCAGAGATGCGCAAGCCGCAGAGTTTGCAGTTTGACAGTACTTTTGAGGTCAAGGGGCGGTCGCTGTTGTTGATGGTATTGCAGCGTGAGGACGAATAG